CAGTACCTCGGTCTCGTCCGGTGGTGGATCGGCAGGACTTGACGGATGCGCGCGAGCAGGAAATGTTCCCGGCGCAATGTTGTGGTGTTGTCGCGAAAGTGAAGTTGATCAATTGAAAGTTCTCAAAACACGACACGAACGGCTCACCGCATGCGGCATGACGCATCGGCCCGGCCTTGGCATTGGTCGTAGCTTCCCCTCCTTCACCGTGTCCGCTTCCTTCGAACGACATACCTCAACTTACGACGAAAATTGCTGCAGGAGATGAACCATCTGCGGGATCCCCTCGCTTGGTGTGAGATATCGTCCTGTCTGCTACTGAGCGTTGAACAACATCAATGGCCATCGTATCGTAGCAAGATAAGGTCTAAGGTGCAGTTCAGCTCATGCGTGCTTGGTAAGTGAGTGCATTGGAAGGAGCACGGCAGGAACATCTCACCTCAATTCCAGACTCATAAAGTCCATCCAAATCTCCTCCAATCTTCGATCTCCTTCAGCCTCCATTCCTCCCCTCTCCAACCACACAAGCATGGCAGAAGAAACCAGGACCGTCAAAGCCAGCTGCCTCTGCGGCATCTTCAACCACGATATCACCCTCCCATCTACCGCCTTTCCACTCTATGGCCACATGTGTCACTGCGCCACCTGCCGCCACGTGTCAGGTGCTTTGGCAACCACTCCAGCATTCCTGCCTAGCTCGTTTGAACCGTCCCAGCCAATGCTCGAAAAGCTCAGCACGTTCAAGCCCACCCAGCGGGGCACGGTGTACTTTTGCCCGACCTGTGGCGCGCAAGCTATGGGTCGCTATCGGATCAgtggtgaggatgaagagagCAAGTTCCTATGGATCATCGCTACCGGGAGTCTGGAGCAGCTGGACGGTATCGTGGAGTTCGGAGCACACATGCAGATTCGGGACACCATCGACGGCGGGCTTGCTACCTTTCTACCGTCCGTAGACGGCAAGACTCTAGCACGGTGGCCGGCGAACTACCACGAGGGCGAACAGCTTCCTTTCGATTGGACTGGTGCAGAACAAGGAGCTGTGCCCGAACCATCTTCAAAAGACATGTTGCATGGCTCCTGCAAATGCAAAGGCACACAATTCTACATCGCCCGTCCTTCGACCCGCTCAGCTTTGACTGAGAAGTACTGGCCTTCCACCCCGCCCAACGACTGTTCAGAGTCCGAGCTACCTCCCAAGAGCGAGACGCACTGGCTTCAAGACAACCGTACCAAGTTCTTATGCTCGCTCTGTGTATGCAACTCCTGCCGCCTCGCCTTGGGTATGGAAGTGACCAGCTGGGCATTCGTCCCTCCCTgcgacatcttcctcgacgcgGAAGGCAAAACTCCCGTGCCTCACTCAATGGAGTTTGGCACGGTGAAGCACTACACTTCCTCACTTGGAATTCACCGCTACTTCTGCGGCGATTGCGGTGCGACATTGTTCTACAATGCTGATGACCGGAGACACTACACAGACATCGCAATGGGGCTGTTTGATGCTCCGGGGGGTGCTCGAGCGGAGAGCTGGTTCAGCTGGCGGCCTACTGGCGTCGACTATGCCGAGGATGCGGAAGGCAGGGCGGAGAGCCTGGCGAGGAGTATCCAGGCAGGGTTCGAGGCGTTCCAGAAGCAGCAGGACAGGAAGTGATCTTGATCAGGAAAATCGACAGAATCGCAGCAAAACGTGTACTTCGAGAATAATTTCAGCACGGCGGTAGTATGGTATGCAGCACCACAATATCCAGCCTGAAACGCTTCCACTTCTTCCGTCGTATAGCACGAACGACTGCCGATCCCTCGTGGGAGTCTCTGGTCAAGAACAAGGCCGTCTTGGTCGCTTAGTACTTGGCTTCGGTCCGATGGGCAGCGTCATTAGTAGCACTGGAGTCCGCTCCACTCGTCCGAATTCTGAGATTCTGGTAGCGAGGACAACTCAAGAAGCGACAATCGGGCTGAGACTCACACAATGAGAAGCCTTCATTGAAAACACTACAACCGCCCAGAGCATTTTCGGAGTTGAGACCCTTGAACACGTCAGAAGGCATCTAACTTTCATGCTAAAGCACTGCAGATCTTCGGGCGAATCTTCGGATGACTTGAGTTTGACTAAGCAGCGAGCTACCATCGTAGTGGGATCAAAACCGCCAGCATTTCCCATCGGTGCCGAACTTTGGTCGCCTATACTCATGCATGCACGTCGGATGTCCGCTGGAAACCGAATCGCTGCCATACTGCGACAACGAATCAAGATGTATCCATGATTGTGAGGTCGACAGAGGAGACCGGATGAACGCCCGTCTCCATCTGAAACATAATTTGCACGAAAATGGACGACAGCAGCGGGCCAAAGCGCGACAACCACACTCCCAGCTGTGCGGTCTGGTATGTATAAGCACTCCCTCAGCTACCGAAGATGCCCCCAGTCTCGGTATCGAAGACACTCTATATGCAATGCACCCGAGACTAATCCTTAATGCTCGGTTCCCAGTCAACGCCGGAAAGTCAAGTGTTCCCGAACGTACCCTTGCACAGCTTGCACCAAGTCTGGCCTCGAATGCGTCTTTCCGCCCCCTCGAAAACGAGCCAAACGAAATCCAACTACCATCACCGCTAGCTCGGATGTACACTCGCCGGGTCGGACTTCCGCAGATGGACATCGATCGCATGCTGGTCATGTCAAGTCGGCTTCCGTGAACATCAAAGACCATGCCTCCCCGGAGTCGTGCGGCAGTACTGTCGGTACCGCGGCGAGTGCGACCACCAACACTGCTCGTCTGGTGTCTGACGGAAGATATGTAAATAACCACCTCTGGAGTGCCATCGCTCCTGACCAGTCTGCTGGAGACGAATCGCCGCGGCCCAGCACTGCCACTGATCAACAATCGAACTCGGTCGACTCACACGCGGCAAACGCCCGGACGGGATCCTACACCTCCAATGGAGAGGACATGACCGATGGGCGAAGTTTCGTGTTTGGCGGTGGCGCATCGCATAATACCTCCGTCCAGCCACTACCACCGACGCACATCGTCTATTTGTGGCAGACATATGTCACGAACATCGACCCGGTGATGAAGCTCTCGCACGCACCATCAGTACAGCACATCGTCCTTGGCCAGATCGGCCGACCAGCGCTCGGTCGTAATGAACAAGCCATGGCGTCAGCCGTCTACTTCATCAGCGCAgtctctctctccgacgaaCAATGCCGGCGAGACCTCCAAGACACGCGGGCGAACATCCTGGTCAAATATCGCCATGCCTCCGAAGTGGCCCTCTCCGCAGCAGGGTTCATCACCACAACCGACGTCCTCGTCCTGCAAGCCTTCGTCCTACACCTCACAGCCTTGCGCTCGATTGGGGACTTCCAAACAGTCTGGtcccttctcggccttgcTATTCGCGTCGCTGGCACAATTGGTCTCGCCCGAGACGGCACATCTTTCAACCTCGCCCCATTCGAGACAGAGATGCGTCGTAGGCTGTGGTGGGCGCTCGTCTACTTCGACGGCCGCATGGCGGAAATCGTCGGTCAAGAAGGTGATCTTATGGGAATCGACTTCGAAACCGGCTTTCCCGCCAACCTCAACGACAGCGATCTGTTTCCCACCATGTCCCGCCTCCCTGAGCCCAGTCGTGGACCTACGGAGTCGATCTACCTGCAAGCTCGGGTGCTGTCTTGCTCCGTCGCCCGCAGTTTGCAACGGATCGCTTCTCCACAAGGAACATGGCGCAATCTCCGCGACGCCAACATGCCAGTGTCGGAGAAGATCGAAGTTATGCAGCGCATCGAGAGACGGTATCAGGAAGAAATCCTCGGCCCTTGCGATCCGACTGTCCCTCTTCAATGGCTCAGCATCAACACCGCCCGCACCTTCGCCACCAAACTCCGCCTCATCGCCCGCATTCCCGTCGTAGACCTCGACCGCGAATGGGAAACAGCAGACGGCTGCTCCGAGAACGCATTCATCCTCTCCATGGACCTCCTCCAAATCCAACTTGACCTCTGGCTCGAACCATCCGTGCAACCCTGGCGCTGGCACTGGCAAGCGCATTTCCAATGGTACGCGCTCGTCACGCTCTTGAAGCAGATCAAATACCCACGACCAGGACAAATTCAGAGTCGAGCTTGGGCTCTCATCAAGAAAGCGTTCGAGGTGATCATCCCGACTTTGGAATTGGGAAAACGAAAGAGTTTACTGCTGGATGGGATCCATGGACTACTGAATGCGGCGAAGCGGCATCAGAAAGAAAGTTCTGCTCCGATCGATCAGAAGCCAATCATACACGCTGGTCGGTATAGTCGACATGTACTTCCCAGTCCGCCGTTCAAGCCGATGTCAGGGGTACCTGGTGGAGCCTATAACAATAGCGCCACTGGCTACGTGGGAAGCGGCTACGCTCAACGACCAGCCCCTGCGGCGATGAACATCATGCCCGCGATTGAAGTCGGCAGGATACCGACCCCGCCGAACTTCTCGGGTGGCAGGAATATTCTGACCCCAGATCCGGTGGTCGGCATCGATTTGGATGCGATTGATTGGGTGGAATTCGATCGATTGGCGGCAGCGTTGTGTCAGCAGGGAGTTGACTTGACGTAAAGCGCTGAGGGCGACATGTCTGCCAACTGAAAAGGACAAGCATGATTCCCAGTGGCGTACTGAAAGCATGCAGTCGCCATGTTCGACGTCGACAGATGACATTTGTTGAATCGAACAAGATGCATGATCGCAAAGAGGAGGACTCAGATCCGCAGTCTGGAAGAGACGATGTCGTCCGTTGCTCAGACGCACGTGTGTTCGAAGACTTCCATCGCTCTCTGATACATCTCCTCGGCATCCGCTTATCAATACAGACTGCTCCGAAGCTGGGGAAATATGCTCCGCCATGCCATGCGTCCCTCTTGGCTTATGCGTGTTCTGTCCTTCCTCCCAAATTCTCTGTCGAGCGACAGACAAGTTGAATGCTCCTCCGCAGCACCACAAGGTTGATTGTATGGAAATTTGCACCTGACTAGCCGTCGCAAAGGCTTCAAGCGGGAGGATCGGGATGTTTGCAATTCGCCGGCTTGTTGAGATTGCAAGGTTCTCCGTTGCCGATCGTCTGAGGATCGGGCGCAGGTGCAGGTGCAGGTGCTGCGTTGGCACTTGCGCTGCGAACGACGACTGCGGGAGGATTGGGATCGGGATGCTTGCATCCGTGCGGGTGCTCGATAAGGTCGCAAGGGCCCGAGTGACCACCAATAGTTTCGGGTGCAGATGCTGCAATGCCACTGACGCTACGGACTAGCAAAGCAGGAGGACTAGATCCACCGGACTTGTGTTTGGGGCAGCTTGGGTTCCGGATAAGATCGCAAGGATCGTTGTTTCCGATAGTACTCTGTGAATGGGGAGTAGAGCTTTTTTGCAGGGCCTTGCTGTATACACTGCCAGGCCACGCAAGCGTCCAAGAAGGGTATAGCGGCTGTTACGTGAGGTCTTAAATAGGAAGGACTGGCAGTGTCGGTAAATTGGCCGCTCTACCGGTAGAGCGGCCTATTCTTACACtactagtagctataaataGCTTAGTTGTTGCCTGTTTAGTTTAGTATATTAGTAAACCGGACGATACGCTCTTATATACGCGAGGGCGCGTTCTCTCGTCGTTTACCGCTCTTACTAGTCTTTATATAGCAATACCGCTAAAATGTAGTCCGTATAGAGTATTAATCCTCGTATAAGAGCCTCGTAGTCTACGATACTATATAAGGGCTAGGGATCGCCGACActactagtagagctcgCCGCTCGCGAGGCTACTTACCGACAGCGGTAAAAGGTACtcgagaaggagcttacgTAGTTAAGGGCTCTATATAAGGTCGGTAGTATAGTTATTAAGCGATTAATTAAATAGACGATGCCGCCGCCCTTACCGGACCCTTTATAGACGCCGGCTCCTTTATAGACGCcggtactactactactacgccgtaagtagagctagagctagcgAACGAGAGCTTAAgcgaccgccgccgccgacgccggAGCCTATAGTAACCTTAGTAGTAGCTAGCCGCCGGTAAAGAAGGTCTCGAAGAAGGGCTTAACCGAGGAGTAAGAGcttatattaataaggatagCTATAAGGGTTAAGGAGTATTATAGCGATAGCTTCTAGCTAGTCCTTACGGTATAGTTTCTATAGTAGACTAGCGTCGACTACGGTAGTCTATAGAAGGTATTAAAGAAGCTTAAGGAGCGGTAGACTATAAAGTTTAAGGCCGCTAgtactagtactagtaaggaagacgagaccggtATATCGTTAGTAATAAGGGAATAGCTTAAGTTTAAGGGCGCTTAAGCGGTAGCTAAGGCTACTCGTACGGCGGCTATAAAGGTTACTAACAACGAGCAGGCTACTTTATAACTAGCTAGAGCGGATATGTTATAACGATAAGGGAAGAAGAGTTACCGGTAGCGTATAGAAGCTAGTAGTAAGTCCGAGAGCGGTAGTAATACTAATACTATCGGTAAGCCTAAGGactttagtaaggacgagcGCTTTAATAACGACGGCGactctatactactactactacgtcCTTAATAACGTACGCCTACCGCTACTATACCGAGTAGTCGACGATTATCCTTAATACCGTCTAATACTTTAACACCGGTCCCCTCGTCGTCTACGACTATATTAGCGCgagctaagaagaagcgtaAGGCGCTAGCGGACGAGACGacgtttgtttgtttgtttgtttgtttgtttgttccatttacgtcctgtaggagtctataactatgtaggacggctgtctcgcgacagcagtctatctatgtacaattgttgttctctcgtatctcttaaccttagggaaagacccgtgcctaggatagtagcaagctagtatcgaaggactttaaagaaagacaaataaggaaaagtaaaaggagtgtaggctagacggtctcgtcttcgcctcttgctaggtgctaggacctagaagcaatctttatatccgagagaaaggtagtaaggtgtttccggagttccttatcttctactatttctagtagagattgtgcttgtcgtagcggtagtagcctaaatacatcgtagatagggcagctacatacgaggtgttctactatttctcgtcgtccgtaagggcagtctagcgtcgttgcgtgtctaaagcgatagagataggactttaggtatccgtgtcctaataggatagtatagaaggcactagttaaagcgcgtcttcctcctattctatgttttcctagcgagctctatagaaatcgactaaggtagctatttgtattcctaggtatcttattaatctcccgttgtcttgctatttcgtatcgggttttctagacgctaaagagatcgtcttttgcgtagttagccctctcgtgttctacgaaatgcttgtattgtcggagtcgataacagagtagttgtatctatgttctctgtcgtttttgcggaagtatctctctcgagtcctcgtgtcggacttctcgcgtatccgaaggcgcgctttagatagcgagtcttatagggtagttttcgggtagctttgctgcgcgtagagagtataaaattaactgtctctctaggcgtagatctagggggaagagatttgactctacttcggacgggacgtttagggcggtacggaaaacgcctaggatctttctacaagctttactttgtagagatactagaggttttatgctctttttcgactgctactaaaccggggccccgtagtctgctattatagtaacgtaggctaggtagatctttcttaacgatatagaagatagaccgcgttcggtatttgctagtctttctaatcgatagaatgccgcttgtgcttatgccgatcttattgtaatgtgctccttaaaggtaagaccggcgtctagctaaatcctaagctaccttatcgctttctttgccgggcgaacaatatcgccgtttagaagaattactaggcaatcggaccctttcccttttaagaagtgtactaggtctatctttgctaggtcgaaagcaatcgagttcttctttcctaggtctattagccttcttgccttacgttctagtaccttagagttcttcttaagggacgtagacgaggtagatagtctaatgttgtcgacgtaggaactaggagtaactccttatagcgagaagaatatatcgcgcgtatagataagaaagaggataggagacatcgggctgccttgcggaacgccgatctctacatcctagaattcctatatctgtccgtcgaatgctattcgtaggcgtctattgcttataaacgactgaacctaacgtataaggctgtgcggaagccttaactagattattattcttaacagtcggttctttgtaacgtagtcgtatgctcctcttacgtcgaggaaaataaccgaagtcttctttttctttcttcgattctcctcgatttcgtttgttaagagaagcaccgtatcaatagccgatttcttctttcgccctcctaactacgagtcgtgtagaaggggcttcgtctctacgataatccctaggcgttttacgagtattctcttactaatcttactaaggcagtttaggagagagataacttggtaggccttagggaccgaatagtctggttttcccggctttgctagaactgcgcctgtcgcaactttccagcatcgggggtagtatccttcgtcgagtagcctcctatatatacgtagaaaggtaataggaatagcgctatacgctttactaataatagcttgcgtaataccgtctaggcccggcgtttttccttttactatcttcgtactataggcggcagcgagttcctcttcggttagcgtagtctagccctaatccccggctatatacgcttcctaatagctaggtagaggttcctcggcaggagggcgcggaaataaggcttcggagaaggccttacatttcccctcgaaagaatcctcgttgtttatcgtaggtatttgtcttcggctgctattcctagtataggatatagctttaaagatagatttcgagtcttctttttcgaggaaagcgttctagtagttcttcttagctgttttaatagcttggaagtactcgtttctcgctttcgtatacgcctctttctcgtctagcgtcggcgtacgtccgcaggtaaaggtctgtctatatgttctagacattgtgcggcgtagcgtgcgtagctctctattctactaaggttttgcgcaggcatgtactactttctctaggattgctccccgcatcgattcggtaatacacgaggtaaaggagtctacgatgtcgtcgagggagttcgtatagttaatagacgtcgccttgcttattaggagatctgtaaacagttcctaatccgcggaagctatatctagaactactttcttctgttaggctcgatcttgcgcgctaataaggtctatagatatagccttatagtctaagcctgtcggaatcgttctctagtcgatttctttcgtagataaggatcctcttgtaaacgtaaggtctaggaccgactctgcgtctaggtgcggcctatagaaggtcccgatacctatcgtattacgtagagtaaagccctagtcttctatccactctataaattcgcgggcactagtagtatcctttcccctcggatcctaggacgggtgtctaaggttaaagtctcctactagtagagtgtttggaaggaacgtgttgcgtagagagtagaggcttctctctgttgttcgtcggttttgcgggttctcggtatctcgaaggtctttctcgttgtagagattaactatctagatcttgttgcccctcttgtctaaaataacaaaggaaagtatgttactgtcgtctaataaaataggagagatattaacgttaagtcttgtgctaatatatagcattgtccttagccggatcgtcgaatccgtagtcgttgggaatagctagttatacTCCTAgtatgcgatagatcttgtctctttgtagcctgttatcgggtcttctatagtctacggttcctagactagtagaaggtcggctttctgcttaaccgcgacgtctaaggtagactctatagcctcgatagatcggttaagattaacgtagaaaatccgtagagagtgttctaacatatagaacgttctaggggcctccctttctgttatatacgatccttcgccttctcgactcttaggctgtccgcgcctacgtatagacggttttaaatagccctttttgcctcctcctcggtagtaaaacctactagaactgtcgccctagtaagagtccttcttctctcttcgtttgttagccaaatcggggtgcctgcgagtttaagacttctattaaaggtcttaatttctcgttgaatgtcctgtaggcccgttagcgtgttaaagttcgcggtcgagacgccgtagactacgaccttgtaccagagagagtcctctattacctgtgcctcgcctacgatatcggtaaccttagtaaggctatcgatcgttcgttagcgggctttctctgttgcaaagtttaggacaatgttgcCCCGAaacgatttctttatcgcgaggatagctagctcttagtcttcgcctttaagagcgtcgttaattttgtctcgggttgcgatctagtcgagttccttctctttatcctttggtacaaggataagaggcatcggttctgcttgttctttcggcttgctagccctccgggagacggtcgtctaacgttgttgttgttgttgttgtgttgtctttgttgtcgaggaggtagcgGTAGAGGTatcggatccgctatctcccttaacaacgtctgcgaaagtaggcttcttcgcctgtgctgctagtttctttgttgtcgtttctaggttcgagacttgctttgcgaggatttaggacgttgtcctaaagtctgtacgctcggtaaagtgccgaaagacttcgagaaggtcgagaacccgggtttgttcttctggaaacccgcctagatcccccgccgcttcgactagtagctgtcgggcttgtaggatcttctcgttcacgggcgtgcgagagagtgtttgtttctttccgagagaagggctacgagtcgggggACGAGACGACGTTTTAAGGCGAGATAACGTCGTTTATAAGGTCTATAAACGATAACCGCGCCATTAACGCCGCTAGCTCCTTAGCGTTCGAGATGTTAGCTAAGGGTATCGTATAACTATAAGAGTCGTCTAAAGAGACAAATAAGAAGCTTACTAAACTAGTTAGCGTAGTACGCGACTCGGTAATACGGCCGTAAGCTAGATACGATCTATTAGATAACTTCGATCTAGGCTAGTTTCTCGGCTAAAAATGTTATATATCCTCTATAGCTACCGTTCGGCGAGTTGTCGGCCGATTTAGCTAATCTTACGATATATTATACTCTAAGCATTACGCTCGAACCTCCTTACCTTAGATATACGTCGCGGTATATGTTCGTAGGGTTATtagtcgtagtagtagttagttaATTTTTAAAGTAAGGGGAGTCGGACGAATTCGAGGGTCTAGCGTCGAGTTAAGCTTCGACATCTAGATAATTAACAACGCGACGGTCTCTATACCGATTTACCTCGTTTTTTTTTTACTAATTACCGACGGCTCTAAAAATTATAAAGGAAGTAGAAATGTAGtaaatatatagtattgttAATGCGTAGTAATAGATAGCGGTAAAATTTAAGGAATTTCGGGTATAGCCGCGCTTACTAAGAATACTAACTTCGAAGTCTTCGAGGCGTTTAGTCTTCTCGTACTATTACTGGACGTCGTattttgtttgtttgtttgtttgttccatttacgtccttt
This is a stretch of genomic DNA from Zymoseptoria tritici IPO323 chromosome 3, whole genome shotgun sequence. It encodes these proteins:
- a CDS encoding fungal transcriptional regulatory protein (Fungal transcriptional regulatory protein) — protein: MDDSSGPKRDNHTPSCAVCQRRKVKCSRTYPCTACTKSGLECVFPPPRKRAKRNPTTITASSDVHSPGRTSADGHRSHAGHVKSASVNIKDHASPESCGSTVGTAASATTNTARLVSDGRYVNNHLWSAIAPDQSAGDESPRPSTATDQQSNSVDSHAANARTGSYTSNGEDMTDGRSFVFGGGASHNTSVQPLPPTHIVYLWQTYVTNIDPVMKLSHAPSVQHIVLGQIGRPALGRNEQAMASAVYFISAVSLSDEQCRRDLQDTRANILVKYRHASEVALSAAGFITTTDVLVLQAFVLHLTALRSIGDFQTVWSLLGLAIRVAGTIGLARDGTSFNLAPFETEMRRRLWWALVYFDGRMAEIVGQEGDLMGIDFETGFPANLNDSDLFPTMSRLPEPSRGPTESIYLQARVLSCSVARSLQRIASPQGTWRNLRDANMPVSEKIEVMQRIERRYQEEILGPCDPTVPLQWLSINTARTFATKLRLIARIPVVDLDREWETADGCSENAFILSMDLLQIQLDLWLEPSVQPWRWHWQAHFQWYALVTLLKQIKYPRPGQIQSRAWALIKKAFEVIIPTLELGKRKSLLLDGIHGLLNAAKRHQKESSAPIDQKPIIHAGRYSRHVLPSPPFKPMSGVPGGAYNNSATGYVGSGYAQRPAPAAMNIMPAIEVGRIPTPPNFSGGRNILTPDPVVGIDLDAIDWVEFDRLAAALCQQGVDLT